TGGACGGCGGAGCACCCGGCATTGACTCCACGCTCGTGGACGGGCTTGACGCAGTGGAGCTGTCGTGGCGCTACAAGGCCGTCCCTGCTGCGGCCCACGGCCAGACGGCTGCCGGCTATGTGGCCTCGGGTGTTGGCTTGGCGCAGCTGCAAACCCCCTTGCTGACGCTGAGTGCGCAGGCCATGGCCTCAAATGTTGCGCAGATGGCGGACTGGTGTGAAGCGAAGGGCGTGCTGCTGGCGCCCCACGGCAAAACCACCATGGCCCCGCAAATGTGGCGCGAGCAGCTCGTGCACGGGGCCTGGGGCATCACCCTGGCCAACGCGTCCCAGCTGCGGGTGGGCCACGCCTTTGGGGTGCGACGGGTCATGCTGGCCAACAGCCTGACCGATCCGCAAGCCGTCAGCTGGCTGGCGGAGCGCCAAGGCCCCGACTTCAAGGTGGTGTCGTGGGTTGATTCTGTGCAGACGGTTGCCCTGCAGGCAGCCACGCTCGCCGACAAGCCGCTCGCCGATAAGCGGGACTCCGTCCTGGACGTCATCGTGGAGCTGGGCAGCGGGGGTGGGCGAACCGGAGCCCGCACCGTTGCGCAGGCCGTGGAGATTGCCCGGGCTGTTAGTGCCTCCGCGCACCACCGACTGGTGGGCGTGGGCGGCTATGAGGGATCCCTGGCCCACTCCGCCGAGCCTGGAGCCCTCGCCACAGTGCGCGGCTACCTCGCCGGCGTCAAGGAACTGCACGAACAACTGCTCGCCGAAGACCTCTACGCACAGGGTGCCGAAACGATCATCACGGCGGGCGGCAGCGCCTACTTTGACGACGTCGTGGACGTTCTCGCCGGCTGCGCATCGGACCGGGTGGATGGTGGCCGCCGTGTTGATGTGATCCTGCGCAGCGGCGCTTACATGGTGCACGATGACGGCTTCTACCGGGGCATCTCCCCCTTCGCCCGCGGTTCGCACGCAGGGAAAACGGAGCGGCCGTTCGTGTCCGCCATGCATGTCTGGGCCCGCGTCGTATCGGTACCCGAACCGGGGCTGGCCATCCTCGACGCCGGCAAGCGCGACATGCCCGTGGACGAGGGAATGCCCGAACCCCAACTGCTGGGCCGTGAACTTGGCGGACCCATGGAGGTGCTGGAAGGGGCGAGTATCAGCGCCGTCAACGACCAGCACGCCTACCTGCGCTGCACCCCGGAAACCACCGTGGGCATGGGCGACGTGGTCCGGCTGGGCCTGTCCCACCCTTGCACCGCCTTTGACAAGTGGACGCTCATCCCGGTGCTGGCCGACACCGGCAACGACAACGCCCTGGTGGATCTCATCCACACGTTCTTCTAACCCCATGCCGGACAACACCGCAGAAGCCGCCGCCTCCACCGCGCGGACCACCATCAGCAACGCCACCGTCGTGGACGGGACGGGCGCACCACGATACGCGGCCGACGTCGTGCTTGAAAATGGCGCCATCGCCAGCATCGACGCCCCCGGCAGTCACGCGGGGGAGCCGGGCACCATCGACGCGGCGGGGCTGGTGCTGAGCCCGGGCTTCATCGACATGCATGCCCACTCGGACCTGGCGCTCCTGGCGGACCCTGGTCACTACGCCAAGCTCAGTCAGGGCGTCACCACCGAGCTGCTGGGCCAGGACGGTCTGTCCTATGCCCCGGTGGATGAGGAAACGCTGGCCGGGATCAGGGAGAAGATCGCCGGCTGGAACGGGGACCCGGACGGTTTCGACTTCACATGGCGCACCGTGGGGGAGTACCTGGACCGGCTCGATGACGGCATTGCCGTCAATGCCGCCTACCTTATCCCGCAAGGCACCGTCCGGGCCCTGGTCTGCGGATTTGGTGACGGCGGGGCCACAGAGGCCCAGATCAACGCGCAGCAGCAGCTGGTCCGCACCGGCATGGCGGAGGGCGCCGTGGGCCTGTCCTCGGGACTCAGCTACACGCCCGGCATGTACGCCACCACCGAGGAACTCGCCCGGTTGTGCGCCACGGTTGCCGAATGTGGCGGCTTCTACGCCCCGCATCACCGCTCCTACGGGAAGGGCGCCCTGGAGGCGTACGCGGAGATGATCGACCTGGCCCGCGACACCGGCTGCGCCCTGCACCTGGCCCATGCCACCATGAACTTCGCCCCCAACAAGGACCGTGCGCCGGAACTGCTGGCCCTGCTGGATGAGGCAATGGACGACGGCGTGGACCTCACCCTGGACTCGTACCCTTACCTGGCGGGTGCCACCACCCTGTCCGCGATCCTGCCCGGCTGGGCCTCCGCCGACGGCAACGGGACCACCCTTGACAGGCTCCACCACCCTGAGCTGCTGGGGCGCATCCGGGAAGAGCTGGAAGTCAACGGCTCCGACGGCTGCCACGGGGTGGTGGCCGACTGGGACAGCATAGAGATCTCCGGTGTCGGCAACCCAGAACTTGAGCCGCTCGTGGGCCACACAGTAGCCGGCATCGCCGCTGACACCGGCACAGACCCCTTTGACGTGTTTGTTGACATCCTGCGCCGCGACAAGCTGGGCACCGGAATCCTGCAACATGTGGGCCACGAGGAAAACGTGCGGACCATCATGGTCCACCGCGCCCACACCGGCGGCAGTGACGGCATCCTTGTGGGCGGCAAGCCACACCCACGGGCGTGGGGCACCTTCCCACGCTACCTTGGCCACTACTGCCGTGACCTGGGGCTGATGACATTGGAAGAAACCATCCACCACCTCACCGGTCGACCGGCCACACGGCTGAAGCTCCGCAACCGGGGCCACGTCAAGGCCGGCCATGCCGCCGACCTCGTCCTCTTTGACCCGCTGACCGTCACCGACACGGCCACCTTTACCAACCCCCGCCAGGCAGCAGCGGGAATCCACTACGTTTTTGTCAACGGCGTTGCCGCCATCATGGCTGGCAAACCCACCGGCGCACTTGCCGGACGGGCCTTGCGCCACACCCAGGAAGGAACCCGCAGCATCCCATGAAAAACACAGAATTCATCGCCCGGATTGAAGCAGACCGCACCATCGCCGTGGTCCGTGCCCCCGCCATCGCCGACGCGGCAGAGCTGTGCCGCTCCCTCGTGGCAGGCGGGATCAGCGGCGTCGAGCTGACCTACACCACCCCCCATCTGCTCAAGCACGTGGCCCGCGCCGCCGAGACGGCAGCCGAACACGGTGCCGTGGTCGGTGTGGGCACCGTACTGACTCGTGAACAGGCCAAGGCCGCCATTGACTCCGGCGCCCAATTCCTGGTCACCCCCGGCATCCGTCCCGAGGTGGCCAAGGTGGCCGCCGACGCCGGCATCCCCTTTGCGCTCGGCGCGCTGACTCCCAGCGAGGTGGCGATGGCGCTGGACCTGGGCTCCGCCGTCGTAAAGATCTTTCCCGCCCGCGCACTGGGGCCCGGCTACCTCAAGGACCTGCAGGGCCCCTACCCGGGTGTGAAGCTGCTGCCCTCGGGCGGCATTGACGCGGCCAATGCCAACGACTACCTGGCCGCAGGCGCGCTCGCGGTCTGCTGCGGCACGGCTGTGGTCCCGCCGGCTGTTGTGGCGGCAGGGGACTGGGCCGACATCACGGCGAGGGCTGCTGCGTTTACGGCCCTGCTGCGCTAGAAGCGACGATCGTGGCGGCGGCGACCGGCCTGGGTCGCCGCCATGCCCTACGCTGGATTTATGAGCGCTTCCGTCACCCTGTGTTTCCTCCTCCGCACCCACAACAGTCAGAACCAGGTGCTGCTGGGCCTGAAGAAAACAGGTTTCGGCGTGGGGAAAGTGGTGGGGATCGGCGGTCACGTGGAGCGCGGTGAGAGCGTGGTGGCGGCAATCTGCCGCGAGGTTGCCGAGGAAAGCAGCCTCACGGTGGAAGCCCTGGACCTGATCCCTGCGGGGACGGTGGAATTTGTGTTCCCGGCCCAGCCGGCATGGGACATGTTCACCACAGTATTCCTGTGCCGAAAATTCGCCGGCCACGCCGTTGAGAGCGATGAGATCCGGCCCCAATGGTACCCGGTGAACCGCCTGCCGCACGCACAGATGTGGGCCGACGCCAGCCACTGGCTGCCCGCCTTCCTGGCCGGCGAACGCGGGCATTGGCGCGTGGTCCTGAACGACGACAACGAAACCGTCGCCTCAAGCACCCACACCCCACCCCGCGGACCGGTCCCCACGGAAGACCAGGGCAGCTAGACCCCTGGCCCCCAGACGGGCA
This genomic interval from Arthrobacter sp. PAMC 25486 contains the following:
- a CDS encoding alanine racemase, which translates into the protein MDGGAPGIDSTLVDGLDAVELSWRYKAVPAAAHGQTAAGYVASGVGLAQLQTPLLTLSAQAMASNVAQMADWCEAKGVLLAPHGKTTMAPQMWREQLVHGAWGITLANASQLRVGHAFGVRRVMLANSLTDPQAVSWLAERQGPDFKVVSWVDSVQTVALQAATLADKPLADKRDSVLDVIVELGSGGGRTGARTVAQAVEIARAVSASAHHRLVGVGGYEGSLAHSAEPGALATVRGYLAGVKELHEQLLAEDLYAQGAETIITAGGSAYFDDVVDVLAGCASDRVDGGRRVDVILRSGAYMVHDDGFYRGISPFARGSHAGKTERPFVSAMHVWARVVSVPEPGLAILDAGKRDMPVDEGMPEPQLLGRELGGPMEVLEGASISAVNDQHAYLRCTPETTVGMGDVVRLGLSHPCTAFDKWTLIPVLADTGNDNALVDLIHTFF
- a CDS encoding amidohydrolase family protein, encoding MPDNTAEAAASTARTTISNATVVDGTGAPRYAADVVLENGAIASIDAPGSHAGEPGTIDAAGLVLSPGFIDMHAHSDLALLADPGHYAKLSQGVTTELLGQDGLSYAPVDEETLAGIREKIAGWNGDPDGFDFTWRTVGEYLDRLDDGIAVNAAYLIPQGTVRALVCGFGDGGATEAQINAQQQLVRTGMAEGAVGLSSGLSYTPGMYATTEELARLCATVAECGGFYAPHHRSYGKGALEAYAEMIDLARDTGCALHLAHATMNFAPNKDRAPELLALLDEAMDDGVDLTLDSYPYLAGATTLSAILPGWASADGNGTTLDRLHHPELLGRIREELEVNGSDGCHGVVADWDSIEISGVGNPELEPLVGHTVAGIAADTGTDPFDVFVDILRRDKLGTGILQHVGHEENVRTIMVHRAHTGGSDGILVGGKPHPRAWGTFPRYLGHYCRDLGLMTLEETIHHLTGRPATRLKLRNRGHVKAGHAADLVLFDPLTVTDTATFTNPRQAAAGIHYVFVNGVAAIMAGKPTGALAGRALRHTQEGTRSIP
- a CDS encoding bifunctional 4-hydroxy-2-oxoglutarate aldolase/2-dehydro-3-deoxy-phosphogluconate aldolase, with translation MKNTEFIARIEADRTIAVVRAPAIADAAELCRSLVAGGISGVELTYTTPHLLKHVARAAETAAEHGAVVGVGTVLTREQAKAAIDSGAQFLVTPGIRPEVAKVAADAGIPFALGALTPSEVAMALDLGSAVVKIFPARALGPGYLKDLQGPYPGVKLLPSGGIDAANANDYLAAGALAVCCGTAVVPPAVVAAGDWADITARAAAFTALLR
- a CDS encoding 8-oxo-dGTP diphosphatase, with protein sequence MSASVTLCFLLRTHNSQNQVLLGLKKTGFGVGKVVGIGGHVERGESVVAAICREVAEESSLTVEALDLIPAGTVEFVFPAQPAWDMFTTVFLCRKFAGHAVESDEIRPQWYPVNRLPHAQMWADASHWLPAFLAGERGHWRVVLNDDNETVASSTHTPPRGPVPTEDQGS